The following proteins are co-located in the Candidatus Nanosynbacter sp. HMT-352 genome:
- a CDS encoding glycosyltransferase family 39 protein, with protein sequence MRAITTSQPLARSRLITSDSSPSPFRAIVNPFVDIVVPVLNEEKILQSSIETIDEYMMENLPYRYQITIADNGSQDNTLKIAKNLAQNHQSVRVVRLAKRGRGRALKQVWQSSQADILTYMDVDLSTSLDDFLPMIQPLVAGEAGVAIGSRLMKKSKTSRGFKREFISRCYNKIIKLTSRTKFSDAQCGFKAIRRDVAKRFLPKIKDNEWFFDTELLIKTERADVPIHEQPVTWIEDTDSRVKIVKTAVDDLKGLHRVNKELDNRSWLEKMALPILLIATGALYMFGAMHNGMANSYYAAAVQAANQNWTAWLFGSLDAANYVSIDKPPLATMIMGLSARLFGFSSFSMLLPSVLAGVGSVWLLYSAVKRQFGFTSAIISAVTLMLTPVAALMFGFNNPDAILTFMLTASGYAFLRSLEGRRPLLWLGLAGLFTGLAFNTKMLQGLMVLPAMVIVYLAFAKPPIVTRFLHLMFAGVITTVSTLWWSVLVWLTPSGNRPWVGSTNDNSIWSLIFGYNGFGRLLGSHGGGGGGTPPSGGMAIASPGGMGGAPSGGHGPGGTGFGGQTGIFRIFNNDFGPNIAWLLILALASGGLLLWILRKTPRTNRGRAAVIFWMLWLIIHIVIFSMTSGVIHPYYVVVMAPAVAALVGIGAPFLWGAYIRRKSYAWILPMLVGVTAAIVIIILSYAGTMIWLMWTVGVLGAIGMIGLLVNLYMPKRWLQNLAIITSVAACMIAPVVYTLSTINVTHTGSIPTAGPNSTAMQGSNNEKSQADSALVQYLLQNKNGATWLVAVDSANESAAIQLTSGQPVMAIGGFNGSDTPLTLEQFKQLVADGKLKYYAASSHGHGGGPNGGNSEIANWIKKNGKVVNYGGSDVTLYELSA encoded by the coding sequence ATGAGAGCAATAACCACATCTCAACCATTAGCTAGGTCGCGACTTATTACGTCCGATTCTAGTCCATCGCCGTTTCGGGCGATAGTTAATCCATTTGTCGACATAGTCGTGCCGGTGCTGAACGAGGAGAAAATTCTTCAAAGCAGCATTGAAACGATTGACGAATATATGATGGAAAATTTGCCATATCGCTATCAAATAACGATCGCGGATAATGGCAGTCAAGATAACACTTTAAAAATAGCGAAAAACTTGGCGCAAAATCATCAATCAGTTCGTGTTGTAAGGCTGGCTAAACGCGGTCGCGGGCGAGCATTAAAGCAGGTTTGGCAAAGCAGTCAGGCGGATATCCTGACATATATGGATGTCGATTTATCCACTAGCTTGGATGATTTTCTACCGATGATTCAGCCGCTTGTGGCGGGCGAAGCTGGCGTGGCTATTGGTTCTCGATTGATGAAAAAATCAAAGACTAGCCGCGGTTTTAAGCGGGAGTTTATTTCACGGTGTTATAACAAGATTATCAAATTGACGTCGCGCACCAAATTTAGCGATGCGCAGTGCGGATTTAAGGCAATTCGTCGTGACGTGGCGAAGAGATTTTTGCCAAAAATTAAGGACAATGAATGGTTCTTCGACACGGAACTTTTGATTAAAACGGAGCGCGCGGACGTGCCGATTCACGAGCAACCCGTTACTTGGATTGAGGATACTGATAGTCGTGTGAAGATTGTAAAAACTGCGGTCGATGATTTAAAAGGGCTGCATCGAGTTAATAAGGAATTGGACAATCGTTCGTGGCTTGAGAAAATGGCTCTTCCGATTCTGTTGATTGCGACGGGTGCGTTGTATATGTTTGGCGCGATGCATAATGGTATGGCGAACAGTTATTACGCGGCGGCGGTGCAGGCAGCAAACCAAAACTGGACGGCGTGGCTGTTTGGTAGTTTGGACGCGGCGAATTATGTTTCAATCGACAAACCTCCACTGGCGACGATGATAATGGGACTTAGTGCTCGACTGTTTGGATTTTCCAGCTTTTCAATGTTACTACCAAGCGTATTAGCGGGCGTCGGTTCGGTCTGGTTGTTATATTCGGCAGTGAAACGGCAATTCGGCTTTACTAGCGCGATAATTTCCGCAGTCACATTAATGCTAACTCCTGTTGCGGCGTTGATGTTCGGATTTAATAATCCAGACGCTATCTTGACATTTATGCTCACCGCCAGCGGTTACGCATTTCTCAGGTCATTAGAGGGCAGGCGTCCGCTTTTATGGCTTGGTCTGGCGGGATTGTTCACGGGATTAGCATTTAATACAAAAATGCTCCAGGGCTTGATGGTTTTGCCTGCGATGGTAATTGTCTATCTAGCGTTCGCCAAGCCGCCAATTGTTACGCGATTTCTACATTTGATGTTTGCGGGCGTGATTACGACGGTGTCGACTTTATGGTGGAGTGTGCTTGTTTGGCTGACGCCATCTGGCAATCGACCGTGGGTTGGTAGTACGAATGACAATAGTATTTGGAGTTTGATTTTTGGCTATAACGGTTTTGGTCGGCTATTAGGAAGCCACGGCGGCGGAGGTGGCGGAACTCCTCCGAGTGGTGGAATGGCAATAGCAAGCCCTGGCGGAATGGGTGGCGCTCCTAGCGGCGGTCATGGTCCTGGCGGCACTGGATTTGGCGGGCAAACGGGAATATTTAGGATATTTAATAACGATTTTGGGCCGAACATTGCATGGTTGCTAATCTTGGCATTAGCGAGCGGCGGACTACTCTTATGGATTTTACGCAAGACTCCGCGGACTAATCGTGGACGAGCGGCGGTGATATTCTGGATGCTTTGGCTGATCATTCACATCGTAATATTTAGTATGACTAGCGGCGTAATTCATCCGTACTACGTGGTGGTTATGGCACCGGCTGTGGCGGCTCTGGTTGGGATTGGCGCGCCGTTTCTGTGGGGCGCGTACATCAGACGAAAGTCGTATGCTTGGATTTTGCCTATGCTGGTCGGTGTGACGGCGGCGATTGTGATAATTATCCTTAGCTACGCTGGTACGATGATTTGGCTAATGTGGACGGTTGGTGTTCTGGGAGCTATCGGTATGATTGGGCTATTGGTCAATCTATACATGCCGAAACGTTGGCTTCAGAACCTGGCAATTATCACCTCCGTGGCTGCGTGTATGATTGCTCCGGTTGTTTACACGCTGTCGACTATCAACGTCACGCATACGGGCAGCATTCCGACGGCGGGTCCAAATTCAACAGCGATGCAGGGAAGCAATAATGAAAAATCTCAGGCAGACAGCGCGTTGGTTCAGTATCTTTTACAAAACAAAAATGGTGCGACTTGGTTGGTGGCGGTGGATAGCGCGAATGAATCGGCGGCAATTCAGCTAACCAGCGGTCAGCCAGTCATGGCAATTGGCGGATTTAATGGCAGTGACACGCCACTCACGCTTGAACAATTTAAGCAATTGGTGGCGGACGGTAAATTGAAATATTATGCCGCTAGCTCGCACGGTCATGGTGGCGGTCCAAACGGTGGAAATAGCGAAATCGCAAATTGGATTAAGAAAAACGGTAAAGTCGTTAATTATGGAGGTAGTGATGTAACATTATACGAACTATCTGCATAG
- a CDS encoding LexA family protein, which translates to MKLTKKQKIMLDFIDGFIKGNGYSPTLREIMRALGYKSVSTVAKHVDNLVVAGFLEKQDGEVRSLTLSSEKKEVWWQNLAKEIKKREAEDDEKSRSEVEILKKALEIVRQ; encoded by the coding sequence ATGAAACTGACGAAAAAGCAAAAAATAATGTTGGATTTTATCGATGGATTTATAAAGGGCAATGGCTACAGTCCGACGCTTCGGGAAATTATGCGCGCCTTGGGCTATAAATCGGTATCGACGGTAGCAAAACATGTTGATAATTTGGTGGTTGCGGGATTTTTGGAGAAGCAGGATGGCGAAGTTAGATCTTTGACGCTGAGTAGTGAGAAAAAAGAAGTTTGGTGGCAAAATTTAGCGAAAGAAATTAAGAAGAGAGAAGCTGAAGATGACGAAAAATCACGCTCGGAAGTGGAGATTTTAAAAAAAGCATTGGAAATTGTCCGTCAGTAA
- a CDS encoding O-antigen ligase family protein produces MAKKYINDVRFWLLAIVIFGGGFALHPSVGLSILDFPSLRVGLYQIVAISLLLFSLPLLLKKRQELLKNRWLIGGFLAIFIAITVGVFFAEARLRTTLYSLSLLFLLAVGLSAGLIYSELSKSEKRKLINVGLWSGLVFGILAIIQLIVATFEPTGFGTLCAGCKADVFGFPRINLLAAEPQFFANSLLPAFFLALFQSKSRLAKFSLFFTTLAISLTFSRGGFLAIFIAITALFIIAFVKRIDASFIRKKLPIIFAGLLFGFILLFSSANIRYANTPFIAHNTFVSMVDQLSLGKIKIPQKSIAKNPSPKPAENIPSSNNSFQPAGFVEASANDRLSASDLAIKSWLSSPRTFFFGVGLGNLGNFIQKHLHINVPADQTVYVFYILLLSGLGIIGLFALLITPLIIIFLAIKNIHKIKAQFILSLTIAMFVHFWFFGSFINTIHCFAIIGIFLYNYPRDYAEKV; encoded by the coding sequence ATGGCAAAAAAATACATTAACGACGTTCGATTCTGGCTATTGGCTATTGTTATTTTTGGTGGCGGCTTTGCCCTGCATCCCAGCGTCGGCTTATCAATTCTGGATTTCCCGTCACTGCGCGTAGGATTATATCAAATCGTTGCCATAAGCCTACTGTTATTTTCCTTACCATTATTACTTAAAAAACGCCAAGAATTATTAAAAAACCGATGGCTAATCGGCGGATTTTTAGCAATTTTTATCGCCATTACCGTCGGCGTATTTTTCGCAGAAGCACGCCTGCGCACCACGTTATATTCGTTATCGCTATTATTCTTACTCGCCGTCGGATTATCCGCTGGCTTAATTTACAGCGAATTGTCAAAATCAGAAAAACGTAAACTCATCAATGTCGGATTATGGAGCGGGCTGGTTTTTGGGATTTTAGCAATCATTCAGCTCATCGTCGCCACTTTTGAACCAACAGGGTTTGGTACGCTTTGCGCTGGTTGTAAGGCCGACGTTTTTGGGTTTCCACGAATCAATTTATTAGCCGCCGAACCGCAATTCTTCGCCAATTCTCTACTTCCAGCATTCTTCCTTGCGCTCTTTCAATCAAAATCTCGCCTAGCCAAATTTAGCCTATTTTTCACGACTCTTGCCATATCTTTAACATTTTCCCGTGGCGGATTTTTGGCAATTTTTATCGCCATCACAGCCTTATTTATAATCGCTTTTGTAAAACGAATTGACGCATCTTTTATCCGTAAAAAACTTCCAATCATCTTCGCTGGATTATTATTTGGATTCATCTTATTATTCTCATCAGCCAACATTAGATATGCCAACACGCCCTTCATCGCACACAATACCTTCGTCAGTATGGTCGATCAATTATCTCTCGGGAAAATTAAGATTCCGCAAAAATCCATCGCCAAAAATCCATCGCCAAAACCCGCCGAAAACATTCCGTCAAGCAACAATTCTTTCCAACCTGCCGGTTTTGTTGAAGCTTCCGCCAATGACAGGCTCAGCGCCAGTGACTTAGCTATAAAATCTTGGCTGTCATCGCCACGAACATTCTTCTTTGGCGTCGGACTCGGCAACCTAGGAAATTTCATACAAAAACACCTTCATATAAACGTCCCAGCGGACCAAACGGTCTACGTTTTTTACATATTATTACTCAGCGGACTGGGAATCATCGGGCTATTTGCCCTTCTAATTACCCCATTGATAATCATATTTCTCGCCATAAAAAACATCCATAAAATTAAAGCTCAATTTATCTTATCTCTAACCATCGCGATGTTTGTGCATTTCTGGTTTTTTGGCAGTTTTATAAATACGATTCATTGTTTTGCTATAATCGGCATATTTTTGTATAATTACCCCAGAGATTATGCGGAAAAAGTCTGA
- a CDS encoding sugar transferase has translation MRKKSDFYFKIALVILDILALLSAFTIAYILRISLDPRPFHISINAIDFITSIFMTLPLWIVMFYFFGLYDREVYTHPLRNFGRILLASITGIMIMISVTFFTNTPLFPAKLVAGYATGIGFILLMIFRSAANIVRLKLLKRGLGARRVVLIGNCDLTHVLADFIETNPLTGFKISGIVAQTQFIPIELKKLRRSSLESALTRDKIDVIIQTDSKNVSEHYQIAQKHYLDFYQAPEFDGIMTTKHTIDIIDSVPLIHTHPTPLMGYGRIVKRIMDVVGGTIGIIIASPIMLLVAIAVKISDPAGPILMHGKQQKRLTRYNRPFKVYKFRSHYAKFDGKTDEEVFRMVGKPELIEEYRKNGDKLDHDFRVTPVGRFIRRFSLDELPQLFNVVKGDISLVGPRALVPHELSAYDKKHVLLAVKSGLTGLAVVSGRRSISFEERRRIDLYYVQNWSIWMDITILLKTCLVIFQKDN, from the coding sequence ATGCGGAAAAAGTCTGATTTTTACTTCAAAATTGCTCTGGTCATTCTTGATATCTTAGCTTTATTAAGTGCATTTACTATTGCCTATATTTTGCGAATTTCCCTAGACCCTAGACCATTCCATATCAGCATCAATGCTATAGATTTTATTACTTCCATCTTTATGACACTGCCGTTGTGGATCGTGATGTTCTATTTCTTTGGCTTATACGACCGAGAGGTTTACACGCACCCATTACGAAATTTCGGGCGAATACTTTTGGCATCAATAACTGGAATTATGATTATGATTTCCGTGACATTCTTTACTAACACTCCGTTATTCCCAGCCAAACTCGTCGCTGGTTATGCCACAGGAATTGGTTTTATTTTACTAATGATTTTCCGCAGCGCCGCCAATATTGTTCGTCTGAAACTATTAAAACGCGGTTTAGGAGCTCGCCGTGTTGTATTAATTGGCAATTGTGATTTAACTCACGTTTTGGCTGATTTTATAGAAACCAATCCGCTGACCGGCTTTAAGATTAGCGGAATTGTTGCGCAAACTCAGTTCATTCCTATTGAATTAAAAAAGCTTCGACGCTCGTCATTAGAATCGGCGCTCACCAGAGATAAAATTGACGTCATCATCCAAACCGATTCAAAAAACGTTAGCGAACATTATCAAATTGCCCAGAAACATTATCTGGATTTTTATCAAGCGCCAGAATTCGACGGAATTATGACCACCAAACACACTATTGATATCATCGACTCCGTACCGCTAATTCACACTCATCCGACACCGCTAATGGGCTATGGGCGAATTGTTAAGCGGATTATGGATGTTGTAGGCGGGACAATTGGAATTATCATCGCCTCGCCAATTATGCTCTTGGTGGCAATCGCCGTAAAAATCAGCGACCCAGCGGGACCGATTTTAATGCACGGCAAACAACAGAAACGTCTCACTCGCTACAATCGACCGTTTAAGGTCTACAAATTTCGCTCGCATTACGCAAAGTTTGACGGCAAAACCGACGAAGAAGTCTTTCGAATGGTTGGCAAGCCTGAACTAATTGAAGAATACCGTAAAAACGGCGACAAGCTTGACCATGATTTCCGCGTGACGCCAGTTGGTCGATTTATTCGTCGCTTCAGCCTTGATGAATTGCCACAATTATTCAACGTTGTTAAAGGAGATATCAGCCTAGTTGGACCACGAGCGCTGGTGCCACACGAATTAAGCGCCTACGACAAAAAACACGTTTTATTAGCGGTCAAATCAGGACTCACTGGACTGGCTGTAGTGTCTGGTCGGCGCAGTATCAGCTTTGAAGAACGGCGACGAATTGACTTATATTATGTCCAGAACTGGAGTATCTGGATGGACATCACGATTTTATTAAAAACCTGCTTGGTTATTTTCCAGAAAGATAATTAA
- a CDS encoding glycosyltransferase, giving the protein MSKPKIAIVHDWIYGGGAEKVVLEIHKLYPDAPIYTSFCSDEWRERLDNKVVTGYLQRWPFSKIRRLLPLLRQWWFAKLDLSEFDIIISSSGNGEAKFVRKSRPDQLHICYCHTPTHFYWRHYDEYIKRPSFRPQWLARLGLKTLVRPLKKRDFNAAQQVDIFIANSTGIQADVEEFYQRKSTVIFPPIDVSSFSPLAKNRKQTSIPKKPRCLIWGRIVPMKRLDIAIKACQKLGWQLNIIGKGPDVDSLKNIADKHTNFLGFVDNATREKYIKKADLFIFCSHEDFGIAPVEALASGIPVVAYEAGGALDYIKSEKNGWFFSEQTDSSLIETLEKLPGKKVSPTKISATANEFSAAIFHKAIKNIVDKSWKEHYRENRN; this is encoded by the coding sequence ATGAGTAAGCCAAAAATTGCCATAGTTCACGATTGGATTTACGGAGGCGGAGCCGAAAAGGTCGTTTTGGAAATTCACAAATTGTACCCAGATGCGCCAATTTACACTTCTTTTTGTAGCGATGAATGGCGAGAAAGATTAGATAATAAAGTCGTTACTGGCTATTTACAGCGATGGCCGTTTTCAAAAATTCGACGATTATTGCCACTTCTCAGACAATGGTGGTTCGCCAAGCTTGATCTTAGCGAATTTGACATTATCATCTCCAGTTCGGGAAATGGCGAGGCAAAATTCGTCCGTAAATCCAGACCGGATCAACTTCATATTTGTTATTGCCACACGCCGACGCATTTTTATTGGCGGCACTACGACGAATATATCAAACGACCAAGTTTCCGTCCGCAATGGCTGGCGCGCCTAGGCTTAAAGACCCTAGTCCGACCACTGAAAAAACGAGATTTTAACGCTGCTCAGCAAGTTGATATTTTTATCGCCAACTCTACGGGAATTCAGGCTGATGTTGAAGAGTTTTACCAGCGAAAAAGTACGGTTATTTTTCCGCCAATTGACGTATCGAGCTTTTCGCCACTTGCTAAAAATCGCAAGCAAACATCCATCCCAAAAAAACCTCGCTGTCTGATTTGGGGGCGAATTGTACCGATGAAACGGCTTGACATTGCTATTAAAGCTTGCCAGAAACTTGGCTGGCAATTAAATATTATTGGAAAAGGTCCAGACGTTGATAGCCTAAAAAATATCGCCGATAAACATACTAATTTCTTAGGATTCGTCGATAATGCCACGCGAGAAAAATATATTAAAAAGGCAGATTTGTTTATTTTTTGTTCACACGAAGATTTTGGAATCGCGCCAGTTGAAGCGTTGGCGTCTGGTATTCCAGTGGTTGCGTATGAAGCTGGCGGCGCGCTTGATTATATAAAATCTGAGAAAAACGGCTGGTTCTTTTCCGAGCAAACAGATTCTTCATTGATAGAAACTTTAGAGAAACTTCCTGGTAAAAAAGTTTCACCAACAAAAATCTCAGCCACGGCAAACGAATTTTCAGCTGCAATTTTCCATAAAGCGATAAAAAATATAGTTGATAAATCATGGAAGGAACATTATCGTGAAAATCGTAATTGA
- a CDS encoding glycosyltransferase family 4 protein, translating into MKIVIDARTLRTSTGRYIERLIHYLQKIDNKNDYVILLKSKDFDSWQPSNSHFKKVICPYKEYTFAEQIGFKKQLESLHPDLVHFAMVQQPVWYNSSPVVTTMQDLTTVRFRNPDKNPIVFWIKQQIYKWVNKKVAKKSSHIITISNFVKNDLIKFTGVNPEKITVTLESADELPKGNEPVDELIGKKFIMYIGRPTPHKNLRRLIDAFALLQKKYPDLTLALAGKKDSNYARHETYVNDHGIKNVVFTGFISDEQLRWMYENTAVYCFPSLSEGFGLPGLEAMLHGAPVASSTATCLPETHGDAAHYFDPFSVEDIAKSIDDILSDDKLRNELIKKGKKHVKTFSWQRMAEQTLAVYEKYGRKSRS; encoded by the coding sequence GTGAAAATCGTAATTGACGCCCGAACATTAAGGACTAGCACTGGTCGGTACATCGAACGGCTGATTCATTATTTGCAGAAAATTGATAATAAAAACGATTATGTTATTCTGCTCAAGTCAAAGGATTTTGATAGTTGGCAGCCGAGCAACTCACACTTTAAAAAAGTTATTTGCCCATATAAAGAATACACTTTTGCTGAACAAATCGGCTTTAAAAAACAACTTGAAAGTCTCCATCCAGACTTAGTTCATTTTGCGATGGTTCAGCAACCTGTTTGGTATAATTCCAGCCCAGTTGTTACTACGATGCAAGATTTGACTACTGTTAGATTCAGGAATCCAGATAAAAATCCTATCGTTTTCTGGATTAAGCAGCAAATTTACAAATGGGTCAATAAAAAAGTCGCGAAAAAATCTTCGCACATCATCACAATTTCTAACTTCGTAAAAAATGATTTGATTAAATTCACCGGCGTAAACCCAGAGAAAATTACTGTAACTTTGGAATCAGCGGATGAGTTGCCAAAAGGTAACGAGCCTGTTGACGAGTTGATTGGTAAAAAATTCATTATGTATATCGGTAGACCGACGCCACATAAAAACCTTCGACGGCTGATTGACGCGTTCGCTTTGTTACAGAAAAAATATCCAGATTTAACGCTGGCTCTGGCGGGTAAAAAAGATAGCAATTACGCTCGCCACGAGACATATGTAAATGATCACGGAATTAAAAACGTCGTGTTTACTGGCTTTATATCAGACGAACAATTGCGCTGGATGTATGAAAATACGGCAGTTTATTGCTTCCCTTCGCTCAGTGAAGGATTTGGTTTGCCAGGATTAGAGGCAATGTTACACGGCGCGCCAGTCGCTTCGAGCACAGCCACTTGCTTACCAGAAACCCACGGCGATGCCGCTCACTATTTTGATCCTTTCAGTGTCGAGGATATAGCAAAATCAATTGACGACATCTTATCTGATGACAAGTTACGTAATGAACTCATTAAAAAAGGCAAGAAACACGTTAAGACATTTTCATGGCAACGCATGGCAGAGCAAACTTTAGCTGTATATGAAAAATATGGTCGGAAAAGTCGAAGTTAG
- a CDS encoding adenylyltransferase/cytidyltransferase family protein yields MKVVIVSGYFNPLHGGHLDMIEAAAKMGDYLIVVVNNDKQQLLKKGKIILNEENRLRLMRALKGVDQVMLSIDENPPVTETLEMIARQYPGCQLVFANGGDRSAPEVVPERDVCEKYNIEMVYGVGGSNKADSSTRINQATGQES; encoded by the coding sequence ATGAAAGTTGTAATTGTTAGCGGCTATTTTAATCCATTACACGGTGGACATTTAGATATGATTGAAGCAGCTGCAAAAATGGGTGATTATTTGATTGTAGTGGTGAATAACGACAAACAGCAATTGCTAAAAAAAGGAAAAATTATCCTTAATGAAGAAAATCGACTCCGCTTAATGCGAGCATTAAAAGGCGTGGATCAGGTGATGCTTTCTATTGATGAGAATCCTCCGGTTACAGAAACCTTAGAGATGATCGCTCGGCAATATCCGGGATGTCAATTGGTGTTTGCAAATGGTGGCGATAGATCGGCACCGGAAGTCGTTCCAGAACGTGATGTTTGCGAAAAGTACAACATTGAAATGGTCTATGGGGTTGGCGGCTCAAATAAAGCAGACTCGTCTACTCGAATTAATCAAGCTACTGGACAGGAAAGCTAA
- the rfbB gene encoding dTDP-glucose 4,6-dehydratase: MTKMLVTGGAGFIGSNFVHYTVKHKPEYEVTVIDKLTYAGNRANLETVADQITFVEGDICDAELIDKLVAENDIVVHFAAESHNDNSLRNPWPFVETNIIGTYTILEAIRKHDKRLHHISTDEVFGDLELDDPNRFTEDTPYKPSSPYSSTKASSDMLVRAWIRSFGIKATISNCSNNYGPYQHIEKFIPRQITNILSDIKPKLYGTGEQVRDWIHVDDHNSAVHLILEKGVLGETYIIGADNDHVNNKMVIELICELMGKGKDWYEHVNDRPGHDMRYAMDSSKLRRELGWQPQYTDNKTGMHDGLMQTINWYREHEDWWRAQKDAVEAAYAKQGQ, translated from the coding sequence ATGACAAAGATGCTAGTCACGGGAGGCGCGGGATTCATTGGCTCGAATTTTGTGCATTACACCGTAAAACACAAGCCAGAATATGAAGTCACTGTTATTGACAAATTAACCTACGCCGGAAATCGTGCTAATTTGGAAACTGTAGCCGACCAAATTACATTCGTAGAGGGCGATATTTGTGACGCCGAATTAATAGACAAATTAGTCGCTGAAAATGACATAGTTGTACACTTCGCTGCCGAAAGTCACAACGACAATTCTCTGCGTAATCCATGGCCATTTGTTGAAACAAATATAATTGGAACATATACCATCCTAGAAGCTATTCGAAAACATGATAAGAGACTACATCACATCTCAACTGATGAGGTTTTTGGTGATCTAGAGCTTGATGATCCAAATCGCTTCACAGAGGATACTCCATACAAGCCTTCCAGCCCCTACTCTAGTACTAAAGCTTCCAGCGACATGCTAGTTCGTGCCTGGATTCGTAGTTTTGGTATTAAAGCAACTATCTCAAACTGCTCTAACAATTACGGGCCATACCAACACATTGAAAAGTTTATTCCGCGTCAGATTACCAATATTTTAAGTGATATCAAGCCAAAACTTTATGGTACCGGCGAACAAGTACGCGACTGGATTCATGTTGATGATCATAACTCAGCGGTTCATTTAATCCTAGAAAAAGGCGTTCTAGGAGAAACCTACATCATTGGCGCAGATAATGATCATGTTAATAATAAGATGGTGATTGAATTGATTTGTGAACTAATGGGCAAAGGTAAAGATTGGTACGAGCATGTTAACGATCGTCCAGGTCATGATATGCGCTACGCAATGGACTCCAGCAAGTTACGCCGCGAGTTAGGATGGCAACCGCAATACACAGATAATAAAACCGGTATGCACGATGGATTAATGCAAACTATTAACTGGTATCGCGAACACGAAGACTGGTGGCGCGCCCAAAAAGACGCCGTTGAAGCAGCTTATGCAAAACAAGGACAATAA
- the rfbA gene encoding glucose-1-phosphate thymidylyltransferase RfbA, with translation MKGIILAGGSGTRLWPITKAISKQLMPIYDKPMIYYPLTTLMQAGIRDILIITTPDDQNGFKKLLGDGAQWGINLEYAVQPTPDGLAQAFIIGENFIGNDKVALILGDNIFYGAALDNSLQECTDPDGGIVFAYKVLDPERYGVVEFNENNQAVSIEEKPVHPKSHFAVVGLYFYDNDVVDIAKNVKPSDRGELEITSVNAEYLNRKKLKVQTLDNGDVWLDTGTINSLTDAEDFVRVIQTRTGQIVGSPEATAFQNGWISREQLEILAEPLKKSGYGKYL, from the coding sequence ATGAAGGGAATAATTTTAGCGGGTGGCTCGGGTACGCGTCTATGGCCAATTACAAAAGCCATAAGTAAACAGTTGATGCCCATTTATGATAAACCGATGATTTACTATCCGCTAACCACGTTAATGCAAGCAGGAATTCGTGATATTTTAATAATCACTACTCCAGACGATCAAAACGGCTTCAAGAAACTTCTTGGTGATGGCGCGCAGTGGGGCATAAATTTAGAATACGCTGTTCAACCTACACCAGACGGTCTAGCACAAGCTTTTATTATCGGCGAAAACTTTATCGGCAATGATAAAGTGGCATTAATACTTGGCGACAATATATTCTACGGAGCCGCCCTTGATAATTCACTACAAGAATGCACAGACCCCGACGGCGGCATTGTATTTGCATATAAAGTGCTTGATCCTGAACGCTATGGAGTGGTTGAATTTAACGAGAATAATCAAGCTGTTTCCATCGAGGAAAAACCAGTGCATCCAAAATCCCACTTCGCAGTTGTCGGCTTATATTTTTATGACAATGACGTAGTAGATATTGCTAAAAATGTAAAGCCATCCGACCGAGGAGAACTGGAAATAACATCCGTAAATGCTGAATATCTAAATCGCAAAAAACTCAAAGTGCAGACTTTAGATAACGGTGATGTATGGCTTGATACTGGCACGATAAATAGCTTAACCGATGCCGAAGATTTTGTACGTGTAATCCAAACAAGGACTGGACAAATAGTCGGATCACCCGAGGCAACCGCCTTTCAAAACGGTTGGATTTCCAGGGAGCAGTTAGAAATACTTGCCGAACCATTAAAAAAATCTGGGTACGGCAAATATCTATAA